The Cellulosimicrobium cellulans genome contains the following window.
ACCTTCGCCTTGAGGTCGTCGTCGGTGTCGGCGACCATCGCGGCGTCGAACCCGAGGCCCGCGATGACGAGGAAGATGTGCTCCGTGCCGGCGTCCCGGGCGGGGTCGGGCGCGGCCACCGGCTCCGCCCCCTCGGCGTGGCCGACGTCCTCGGCGTAGCGCAGCACCTTGACCCAGCCGACGTCGACCGGGCGGTCGGACCCCGCGATCACGACGGCCAGCGCGGCGCGCGTGTCGCCCACCGGCAGGTCGAGGTTGCGCGCGAGGAGGTTGCCGGTGCCCACCGGGACCAGGCCCATGGTGCGGCCGCTGCCCACCATGCCCTCGGCGACCGCGCGGACCGTGCCGTCCCCGCCCACGGCGACGACGACGTCCGCGCCCTGCGCGAGCGCCGCGCGTGTCTGCCCGACGCCGGGGTCCTCGACCGTCGTCTCGAACCACAGCGGGTCGGGCAGCGCGGCGTCCGCGAAGGCAGCGCGCACGACCGCCTCCAGACCCGCGACGTCGGGCTTCGACGGGTTGGCGACGAACGCGACGAGCTCGCGCGGGTCGTCCTCGACCGGGGGCTCCTCGACGGGAAGCGCCTCGTCGCCGTGCGCGCGGCGCTGCCGGGTCTGCTGCGCGCGCAGGCCCAGCGCGACGACGAGTGCCACGACCGCGACGGCGAGCGCCGCGATCGCGAGCCAGAGCGTCCAGGACATGGCGACACCGTAGCGGGGCCAGTGCGGGAAGGCGCCGCCAGGGCACGGGACGGTCCCGTCGCGGCCGGGGGAGCGCCGGGGTTCGTTAGGCTGCTGGCGTGATCGACCTCCGCCTCCTGCGCGACAACCCCGACATCGTCCGTGCCAGCCAGGTCACCCGTGGTGACGACCCCGCGCTGGTGGACGCCGCCCTCGACGCGGACGCCCGCCACCGCGCCGCGCTGAGCGAGTTCGAGAGCCTGCGCGCCGAGCAGAAGTCTCTCGGCAAGCAGGTCGCCCAGGCGCAGGGGGAGGAGAAGCAGGAGCTGCTCGCGCGCACCAAGCAGCTCGCGGCCGACGTCAAGGCGCGGCAGGCCGACGCCGACGCCGCGGCGGAGGAGCTGCGCGGGCTGCTGTACCGCATCTCGAACGTCGTCGCGGGCGCGCCCGCGGGCGGCGAGGACGACTACGTCGTGCTGCGCGAGGAGGGGACGATCCGCGACTTCGCCGCGGAGGGCTTCACCCCGCGCGACCACCTCGACCTCGGCGAGGGCCTGCGCGCGATCGACACCGAGCGCGGCGCCAAGGTGTCGGGCGCGCGGTTCTACTACCTCACGGGCGTGGGTGCGCGCCTCGAGCTCGCGCTGCTCAACGCCGCGATGGACACCGCGGTCGCGGCCGGGTTCACGCCCGTCATCACGCCGACGCTCGTGCGGCCCGAGGTCATGCAGGGCACCGGGTTCCTCGGCGCGCACGCGGACGAGATCTACCGCCTCGAGAAGGACGACCTCTACCTCGTCGGGACGAGCGAGGTCGCGCTCGCGGGCTACCACGCGAACGAGATCGTCGACCTGTCGGGCGGCCCGCTCCGGTACGCCGGGTGGAGCGCGTGCTACCGCCGCGAGGCCGGCTCGCACGGCAAGGACGTGCGCGGCATCATCCGCGTGCACCAGTTCCACAAGGTCGAGATGTTCTCCTACTGCGACCCGGCCGACGCCGAGGCGGAGCACCAGCGCCTGCTCGGCTGGGAGGAGCAGATGCTGCGCCTCGTCGACCTGCCGTACCGCGTCATCGACACCGCGGCGGGCGACCTGGGGTCGAGCGCCGCGCGCAAGTTCGACTGCGAGGCGTGGCTGCCCACGCAGCAGCGCTACCTCGAGCTCACGTCGACGTCGAACTGCACGACCTTCCAGGCGCGCCGCCTCAACGTGCGCGAGCGCGTCGAGGTCGACGGCAAGAACGAGACGCGCACCGTCGCGACGCTCAACGGCACGCTCGGCACGACGCGCTGGATCGTCGCGATCCTCGAGAACCACCAGCAGGCCGACGGCTCGGTCCGCGTGCCCGAGGGCCTGCGCCCGTACCTCGGCGGCCTCGAGGTGCTCGAGCCGGTGGTTGCGTGACGGACCCCCTGGTCCCGGAGGACGCGTCCGGGCCGATGCTCGTGGCGCTCGACATCGACGGCACGCTCATGTCGTACGACCAGGAGCTGTCGGACGACGTGCGCGACGCCGTCGCCGACCTGCGCACGGCCGGCCACCACGTGGTGCTCGCGTCCGGGCGGTCGCTCATCGCGATCACGCCCGTCGCGGAGATCCTGGGGATCGACCGCGGCTGGGTCGTCGCGTCGAACGGCGCCGTGACGGCGCGGCTCGACCCGGACGAGCCCGACGGGTACGTCCTCGAGGACGTCGTCACGTTCGACCCGGGCCCTGCCCTGCGGCTCCTGCGCGAGCACCTGCCCGACGCGCGGTACGCCGTCGAGGACGTGGGCGTCGGGTTCCGCATGAACGAGCTCTTCCCCGACGGCGAGCTCGACGGCGTGCACCGCGTCGTCGAGTTCGACGAGCTGTGGTCGGGCGAGGTCACCCGTGTGATCGTCCGCTCGCCGGGGTCCACGAGCGAGCAGTTCCACGAGCTCGTCGAGCGCCTCGGCCTCGACGACGTGACCTACGCCGTCGGGTGGACGGCGTGGATGGACATCGC
Protein-coding sequences here:
- a CDS encoding diacylglycerol/lipid kinase family protein — translated: MSWTLWLAIAALAVAVVALVVALGLRAQQTRQRRAHGDEALPVEEPPVEDDPRELVAFVANPSKPDVAGLEAVVRAAFADAALPDPLWFETTVEDPGVGQTRAALAQGADVVVAVGGDGTVRAVAEGMVGSGRTMGLVPVGTGNLLARNLDLPVGDTRAALAVVIAGSDRPVDVGWVKVLRYAEDVGHAEGAEPVAAPDPARDAGTEHIFLVIAGLGFDAAMVADTDDDLKAKVGWVAYFVAGIRHLHGRRMRARIQLDDSPPVDARLRSLLIGNCGRLPGGLTLLPDAVIDDGILDIAAIDTRGGVVGWAQLFGEVVMQGLGVRNDLPAKIGRIDHARARRVRVRVEDGEQAQVDGDVLGLAVEIESRVDPGALVVRTA
- the serS gene encoding serine--tRNA ligase is translated as MIDLRLLRDNPDIVRASQVTRGDDPALVDAALDADARHRAALSEFESLRAEQKSLGKQVAQAQGEEKQELLARTKQLAADVKARQADADAAAEELRGLLYRISNVVAGAPAGGEDDYVVLREEGTIRDFAAEGFTPRDHLDLGEGLRAIDTERGAKVSGARFYYLTGVGARLELALLNAAMDTAVAAGFTPVITPTLVRPEVMQGTGFLGAHADEIYRLEKDDLYLVGTSEVALAGYHANEIVDLSGGPLRYAGWSACYRREAGSHGKDVRGIIRVHQFHKVEMFSYCDPADAEAEHQRLLGWEEQMLRLVDLPYRVIDTAAGDLGSSAARKFDCEAWLPTQQRYLELTSTSNCTTFQARRLNVRERVEVDGKNETRTVATLNGTLGTTRWIVAILENHQQADGSVRVPEGLRPYLGGLEVLEPVVA
- a CDS encoding HAD family hydrolase, whose translation is MLVALDIDGTLMSYDQELSDDVRDAVADLRTAGHHVVLASGRSLIAITPVAEILGIDRGWVVASNGAVTARLDPDEPDGYVLEDVVTFDPGPALRLLREHLPDARYAVEDVGVGFRMNELFPDGELDGVHRVVEFDELWSGEVTRVIVRSPGSTSEQFHELVERLGLDDVTYAVGWTAWMDIAPLGVTKATGLELVRRALHVQPHRTVAVGDGRNDVEMLRWAAHGVAMGHADAVVQAAADEVTAPIEDDGAARVLHSLLP